A segment of the Meriones unguiculatus strain TT.TT164.6M chromosome 10, Bangor_MerUng_6.1, whole genome shotgun sequence genome:
TTATAGATAACAATTTTGCTtcactaaatatatatatttactgacaaatatatatatatacaaataaatatatatatacaaatatatatatatatacaaataagtatatatatatttacagtaaaataaataaataaatatatttactgaCAATGATagttgagaagaaaaaaagtccAAACATACCTAGCTAGGTAAACAATATTGGTAAAAGGAAATCACAAGTCTACTTACTCTTAGAGGTGATTGACCTACATATTAAAGCCTGAAATTTGACTACTCTCTATCAGTAGCAGAACCAATATAATTATAAGTCATAACTTTCCCCAGATCGTTACAATGATCAGCACGATACCGCATGGCTTCTCTATTAGATAGGCTTGATGAGATGCGCGCTCTGCTCAGCAGCCCCTCTGCTGCCTCCCCTACAGTCCACACTGAGGATGACTCTGCACCATCCGTGATGAATCTGCATTCTTGCCTGGATTACTCTAAATGTGTCCAGCAAGATTACATGCACTGGGTGGTACCAGTGTTTgcttatgatttttctttttttttttttaacctgtaatTATATGAACCCTTTAAGCTACTGAACCAACATTTTTAGAAACTTGTAATTCTGGGAAAGCCCTTCTTAAAGactatttattaatttacttctTATAACGATAGGTATTTTCTTACAGCTCCGTTGAATGAGTTATTTCACACTTAGCTAATAGCTCTCTGTGGTGAGTTGCAAGCTTGTACGTCACTTCCCAGGGAGCACTTGTAGACAGACGTCTAAAATGTGAGCTTCTCTACTATGGGTGTGCATAGTCATAGCTGCATCTGAGTGGATGTGGAAGGCTTGAGAGGGTTGGATATGCAACATTTTATGTAGGGTCCACAGGTAAGTAACTATTAAGTATATTTTAGCTGTTCTTATTATTGGTTGTGTGTTCATATATGCATAAGCTTTCTGTAGACATGCCTCTGAATGTCCAAGATGAATTCATGTAACAAGTTCTGTGATTTTGTCTCTGATTCAGCATGCGTGCTATTGTGCTGCTCTCTGTGCTTTTTGCTCTTGCATGTGGGCAAGCAGCATCTTTTTGTATTCCAACTGAATATACGATGCACGTGGACAGAAGGGAGTGTGCCTATTGCCTAACCATCAACACCACCATCTGTGCCGGGTATTGTATGACACGGGTATGTTGTTCATTGCATTTCTTTTACTTGTAAGTTATATAGGCCTAAACTGGACTGTTAATGTTTAGAAAGGAAGTGAGAAAATTCATAGCATCGGTTTTCAACTCCAATGGTACTGTCTCTTAGGGAAGCCAAGCTTACTGTTTTCAGAATTATAATCCTGTGACTCTACTCATAAAAAGAAGTACAGGTACAGTCTACccttgagatttttgttttcctcatcAAAGGTAAATGAGAAGAAAGtgtcccttttctttgtctctgaaGAGTTAAGTGTAGATGTGTTAATCTAGGATTGGGTAAGAGCTCAGGAGTCCTTTGTAGTGCATCACTGAACCAAAGGGATATCAATAAGTAATGATCTTTCTTTTACACTATCTGAAGTAGTGTGAAGGTTATCATGTTATGATCCCTTTTCTTCCCACAGGATATCAATGGCAAACTATTTCTTCCCAAGTATGCACTCTCCCAGGATGTCTGTACTTACAGAGACTTCGTCTACAGAACTGTGGAAATACCAGGATGCCCACTGGATGTTGCTCCTTACTTCTCCTACCCTGTTGCCTTAAGCTGCAAGTGTGGCAAGTGTAATACTGACTACAGTGACTGTACACACGAGGCTGTCAGGACCAACTATTGCACCAAGCCACAGACATTCTACCTGGGGGCGTTTTCTGTCTAACTTTAACAGCAATGCAATCTGGTTAAACGTGTTTATCTGGAATAGAACTAATAAAATACGATGGATGCGTCTTGCCTGCTGTTTAATCTATAGGCACATCCACACAGGCATTAGGAAGCTTAAGAGGCTTTAGAAACAGAGGTGATGGAAGAGGCTGTCATGGTTTCCatacagagcagagcagaggcaaAATGGAAAGCGGGAACATGAGCTGCTGCTGCAAGGCAGCCCCGAGGAGATTTCCTTACAGACAACAGGGGTCTATCTTGACCTAGGAAGCAAATGTGAGGCTACTGCAGAGTTCTAGGAAGAAAGGACTGTCATCCTGGAGGGATACATGGTATCAGGGTACTGGAAACATTGTCCCTTTAAAGGCTATCACAGGGCTGGAGTGCGAGTGCTGAGACAGGGTCATAGGAAAGCTGGCACAGAGAACTACCCTCATCATTCAAGTGCTCTGCATAAACCCCACCAAAACTCAGCCAAGAGCATGGACACCATTCTCTTTAATTTAATTACTTTGGTGGGCCAACTGACCTATGAAAAGTATACCCCAGAAGGTCAGCTTTTAAAGCCTAGAAAAGAGGCCACGATCATTTTACATGTGGAAGCCTAAATCCTTCATAGTCCCTCAAGTAATAAGAGATACTTTCCAGCATTtgtaccaaaagcaacttgtgctTTAGGGCTTTGGCTATCACAAAACACTAGTACAACCACTACAAGTCTTAGGTTTGGGAAAAAGAGACCTAAGAGATTCAATGGAGTGGATTCTGTTGTTTTTACCTTAGCCCTCATTAATAGCAAGACATTGCTCTGGGAGAATAGGCTTAGTAgggggttctttttcttttccttctttagaTGCtcctttgaaaattttatttttattttatgtgcattgatgtatttgcatgtatgtctgtgtgaaggtgtctaatcttggagttacagatagtcaagagctgccatgtgggtgctgggaattgaacccaggtcctctggaagagcagtcagtgctcttaaacactgaatgACCTCTCCAACCCCTAGATAACCCTTCTTAGCTGAACTTTAAGTGATGTTCAACCTTAAGAAGACTATATTTCAGCCATTAATTGTCACTCTGAAGTTGAAAACTACTTGTAGGTAGGATTATTTAGAGTGGCTGTATTGCACAGGCACTGGTTAAGCTCAGCTGGGCATCTTGTGGGTGCCTGCATGCTGGCAGagccatgggggagggggaggtggtgCAGATAGAGTGGTATCAAACCCATGCTTTGCCAAGGATAAAGGAATAACTGTTCACTTCCATACATGACTCAAGAACCTACAGTACTTTACCTGAGGCAGAGAGCAACTCAGAACATGGGTATAGCCAGCCTGCACTCTCCACAGCACCACAGCCTAGAGTGGCTGCATGAGAGGACTCACTGAAGGAGGTCTAGTGGGGAGATGCACATGTGCATTTTATTAAACTATCCTTGAAAGCGGCTgtcgaaaacacaaaaaacctTAGGATGGAGCTCAAGGACTGGGGTGCCCAACCATTCACCTTAGCTGGGTCCACGTGCTTAGGGATATGGGAGCTCTGTATTGAGGGACCTTTGTGTCCTTTTGATTTAACACATGGAGAATGGATAGAGAGGCTCCGAAATGGGAAGATGAAGAGTCATTGCTTACAGTGTGGGAGAAAAGCGGCCACTGGAACATTCTCAGGAGTGATCATTAAGTTCCCTGTAAAGTTCAAAGGAGTCAGTCCTTACCAGAGGAAGTTTGAAACCCAGTGctctgagagaggaaaaaaaactttCTCATTTGACTGAAATATAAAGAACTCTGTCATAGCTCAAAAATTGGGGCCACAGCTGCAGCAGTCTTTAATGGTCAGATTCATGGAGAGCAAGTAGAATGTGCCAGAATGGATATATTGCAGGTTAAGACCATAGCATGGTACTTCCTGGTAATCGGAGATTCTAATATTAGAAAGTCTTTTTTACGTAACAAAAGTGTCTTTAAAATGTAAGGGTAGTAAGTCTGAGctaaacacaaaaattctcttatTGGGGTAACTTCCTCTCTAGCCCGCTTTTCAGTGCTATTTCTTTCTTATCTGCAGTACTTCgtttctccttttctgtcttttaagaCACTCAGGTGGCAGTCTCCTTTCTTCAGCCCTTCTTTATCCACTGTCATGGCTGCTTAGTGTGTGTCCCTGCTTTCAGTAGCTGTGTGCTGATCCCCCCTGGGTGTTCTCAGCAGTTGTTTTCAGTCCAGTGGCTCGAGTGGGACAGGTGGAGCTGGGCGAGGCATT
Coding sequences within it:
- the Tshb gene encoding thyrotropin subunit beta encodes the protein MRAIVLLSVLFALACGQAASFCIPTEYTMHVDRRECAYCLTINTTICAGYCMTRDINGKLFLPKYALSQDVCTYRDFVYRTVEIPGCPLDVAPYFSYPVALSCKCGKCNTDYSDCTHEAVRTNYCTKPQTFYLGAFSV